A genomic window from Tolypothrix sp. PCC 7910 includes:
- a CDS encoding DUF2358 domain-containing protein, whose amino-acid sequence MQVEQVIDILKQDLPTLFEKDISYDIYTRDIYFRDPVNKFKYKFNYRIIFWTLRFHAQLFFTQIFFDLHEVYQSAEDTILAKWTVRGVLRVPWKAKIFFNGYSTYKLNPDNLIYEHIDTWDRKPGEILRQFIEKGEDN is encoded by the coding sequence ATGCAGGTAGAACAGGTAATTGATATTCTCAAACAAGATTTACCAACTCTGTTTGAAAAAGATATTTCTTATGATATCTATACGCGGGATATTTACTTTCGCGATCCAGTCAATAAATTTAAATACAAATTCAATTATCGGATTATCTTTTGGACATTACGATTTCACGCGCAGCTATTTTTTACGCAAATTTTCTTCGATTTGCATGAAGTCTATCAGTCAGCCGAGGATACAATTTTAGCGAAGTGGACAGTGCGCGGCGTATTGCGCGTTCCCTGGAAAGCGAAGATATTTTTTAATGGTTATTCTACATATAAGCTCAATCCAGATAATTTGATATATGAGCATATTGATACTTGGGATAGAAAACCTGGAGAGATTTTGCGACAATTTATAGAAAAAGGCGAAGATAATTAA
- a CDS encoding ATP-binding protein has product MELLYNFFSSGNFIPHGHCYLWKPELVWLHILADTLIALSYYSIPLTLIYFVRKRDDIPFKVIFLLFGAFIISCGTTHLMEVWTLWHPVYWLSGAMKAITAIISLYTAITLIPLVPQALALPSPAQLEAAYMALKDENAERQRVEQELRKYKETLEELVEQRTAELAKTNEQLQQEIIQRQQSQETMAELLKAVKSANKDLNDFAYVVSHDLKAPLRGISSLSEWLLSDYGEQFDDEGQELITLLISRVKKMYALIDGILQYSRAGSYREEKTQVNLNDVVRDVIDLLAPPENIQIEITSTLPIIIAETTRIKQIFQNLLSNAIKFIDKPEGQIIINCTENNNYWQFSIADNGSGIEEKYFTKIFQIFQKLSNDDNSDSTGIGLSLVKKIVELYGGTVWVESEVGQGSKFFFTLKK; this is encoded by the coding sequence GTGGAATTGCTTTATAACTTCTTCTCCTCAGGGAATTTCATTCCACATGGACATTGTTACCTGTGGAAACCAGAGTTGGTGTGGTTACACATCTTAGCTGATACTCTGATTGCACTTTCTTACTACTCAATTCCACTCACACTGATATATTTTGTTCGCAAAAGAGATGACATTCCATTTAAAGTAATTTTTCTGTTATTTGGAGCTTTTATTATTTCTTGTGGAACCACACATCTCATGGAAGTGTGGACACTTTGGCACCCTGTTTATTGGCTATCTGGTGCGATGAAAGCTATCACTGCAATCATTTCTTTATATACAGCAATTACTCTTATACCTTTAGTTCCGCAAGCGCTAGCTCTCCCCAGTCCTGCACAATTAGAAGCTGCATATATGGCTTTAAAAGATGAAAATGCAGAACGACAGCGAGTCGAGCAAGAGTTGAGAAAATACAAAGAAACCTTAGAAGAATTAGTAGAACAACGCACTGCTGAACTAGCAAAAACTAATGAACAACTCCAGCAGGAAATTATTCAACGTCAGCAATCTCAAGAAACAATGGCTGAATTATTAAAGGCGGTGAAAAGTGCCAATAAGGATTTAAATGATTTTGCTTATGTAGTTTCTCACGATTTGAAAGCACCTCTGCGGGGAATTAGTTCATTATCGGAATGGTTGTTAAGTGATTATGGCGAGCAATTTGATGATGAGGGACAAGAATTAATCACATTGCTCATCAGTAGAGTTAAAAAAATGTACGCTCTCATCGATGGAATTTTACAATATTCCCGCGCTGGCAGTTATCGAGAGGAAAAGACCCAAGTTAATTTAAATGATGTGGTGAGAGATGTAATCGATTTACTTGCGCCACCTGAAAACATTCAAATAGAGATTACCAGTACATTACCAATTATTATCGCTGAGACAACAAGAATTAAACAAATTTTTCAGAATTTGTTGAGTAATGCTATTAAATTTATCGATAAGCCAGAAGGCCAAATAATTATTAATTGTACTGAAAATAATAATTATTGGCAGTTTAGTATTGCCGATAATGGCTCGGGAATTGAAGAAAAATATTTTACAAAAATTTTTCAAATCTTTCAAAAATTATCTAATGATGATAATTCAGATAGTACGGGAATCGGTTTATCTTTGGTCAAGAAAATTGTAGAGCTATATGGCGGTACAGTTTGGGTAGAATCGGAAGTGGGTCAGGGTAGCAAGTTCTTTTTTACTTTGAAGAAATAG
- a CDS encoding glycoside hydrolase family 10 protein, which translates to MSLIETRGVWLTNTDSKVLKSQQRIAEAMDFLAETGFNVVFPVVWNKGVTLYRSQTMQQTFGVEIDPSFAGRDPLAEVVAEARRVGLKVIPWFEYGFASSYNLNGGMLLQTKPEWAARDRDGKLLKKNGFEWMNTLDPQVQEFLLSLVREVVQNYDVDGIQGDDRFPALPCEGGYDEGTIALYRQQFNQNPPQNPKDSQWLKWRADILTEFLARLYQEVKSINPNLIVSMSPNIYDWGFKEYLQDSVTWLNRGIVDMIHPQIYRRDFQTYKCVVNKLITEQFTNATLPKLAPGVLMRLGTYCITPEHLLKVINCNRKRGINGEVFFFYEGLRENNNALGQLLRNGPYAQPASFPTLADLTVSRGNSSNTLSIWQKLVRFLINLF; encoded by the coding sequence ATGAGCTTAATAGAAACACGTGGTGTCTGGCTGACCAATACCGATAGTAAAGTACTCAAATCACAGCAACGCATTGCTGAGGCAATGGATTTTCTGGCTGAGACAGGATTTAATGTCGTATTTCCTGTGGTTTGGAATAAAGGAGTCACGCTGTATCGTAGTCAAACGATGCAGCAAACATTTGGGGTAGAAATTGACCCTAGTTTTGCTGGTCGTGACCCTTTAGCAGAAGTAGTTGCAGAAGCGCGGCGGGTTGGACTGAAAGTTATTCCTTGGTTTGAATATGGCTTTGCAAGTTCCTATAACTTAAATGGCGGAATGTTGTTGCAAACAAAACCGGAATGGGCAGCGCGCGATCGCGATGGTAAACTACTCAAGAAAAATGGCTTTGAGTGGATGAATACCCTTGACCCACAAGTGCAAGAATTTTTATTAAGCCTAGTGCGGGAAGTTGTGCAGAATTATGATGTTGATGGCATTCAAGGCGACGATCGCTTTCCCGCATTACCATGCGAAGGTGGTTATGATGAGGGTACAATCGCACTTTACCGCCAGCAGTTTAACCAAAATCCGCCACAAAACCCTAAAGATAGTCAATGGCTAAAATGGCGTGCGGATATTCTGACAGAATTTTTAGCACGTCTCTATCAAGAAGTTAAAAGCATTAATCCTAATTTAATTGTGTCTATGTCTCCCAATATTTATGATTGGGGATTTAAAGAGTATTTACAAGATTCAGTTACCTGGCTAAATCGCGGCATTGTGGATATGATTCACCCACAAATTTATCGCCGTGACTTCCAAACCTATAAATGTGTTGTTAATAAATTGATTACTGAACAATTTACAAATGCAACTTTACCCAAGTTAGCACCAGGAGTTTTAATGAGGCTTGGTACTTACTGTATTACTCCCGAACATCTTCTGAAAGTAATTAACTGCAATCGTAAACGCGGTATTAACGGAGAAGTCTTCTTTTTTTATGAAGGTTTGCGTGAGAATAATAATGCCTTAGGTCAATTACTCCGCAATGGCCCCTATGCTCAACCTGCGTCATTTCCGACTTTAGCTGATTTGACAGTAAGTCGAGGAAATAGCAGCAATACATTATCAATTTGGCAGAAGTTGGTAAGATTTTTGATAAATCTTTTTTAA